From Sardina pilchardus chromosome 9, fSarPil1.1, whole genome shotgun sequence, a single genomic window includes:
- the rdh20 gene encoding retinol dehydrogenase 10, producing MIILMDMQMMLLDVVYFILRGCLQIVMRPRTKDIEGELVLITGAGGGLGRLFALEFVRQGTEVVLWDVNAESNEETAKLVREAGGTAHTYTVDVTNRDTVYKMADLVRKDLGRDVTFLINNAGVVAGYRLLDCPDDLVERTLKVNCHAHFWTVKAFLPQMKANNHGHIVTVASVLGLFATAGVEDYCASKFAAVGFHESLAHELLTEEEYDGIKTTLVCPYLIDNDMFDGCKIRDEAEMVLSAQDPVYVVQQAMNAILIDQPLVCIPRLTYIPYIAKTLLPWDANVATYRFVGSDRSMYPFIEKKKNKTANGAINAA from the exons ATGATTATCCTAATGGACATGCAGATGATGCTGCTGGACGTGGTTTACTTCATCTTGCGCGGGTGCCTACAGATCGTCATGAGGCCGCGCACCAAGGACATCGAGGGGGAGCTGGTGCTCATCACCGGGGCCGGCGGGGGCCTGGGCCGCCTCTTCGCCCTGGAGTTTGTCCGCCAAGGGACCGAGGTCGTGCTGTGGGACGTGAACGCCGAGAGCAACGAGGAGACGGCCAAGCTGGTGCGCGAGGCCGGCGGCACGGCCCACACGTACACGGTGGACGTGACCAACCGGGACACGGTGTACAAGATGGCCGATCTCGTCAGGAAGGACCTGGGCAGGGATGTGACGTTTCTGATTAACAATGCCGGCGTGGTGGCAGGGTACCGGCTTTTGGACTGCCCAGATGACCTGGTGGAGAGGACACTGAAGGTCAACTGCCATGCCCACTTCTGG ACGGTGAAAGCGTTCCTGCCCCAGATGAAGGCTAATAACCATGGCCACATTGTCACAGTGGCCAGCGTCCTGGGCCTGTTTGCCACGGCCGGTGTGGAG GATTACTGTGCCAGTAAGTTTGCAGCTGTTGGCTTCCATGAGTCTTTGGCCCACGAGCTCCTGACAGAGGAAGAGTATGACGGCATAAAGACCACACTGGTCTGTCCCTACCTGATTGACAATGACATGTTTGACGGCTGCAAGATCAG GGATGAAGCAGAAATGGTTCTGTCGGCtcaggatcctgtttatgtagTCCAGCAGGCGATGAATGCAATTCTTATTGACCAACCACTTGTTTGCATTCCAAGACTGACATACATCCCGTATATAGCTAagac gCTGCTTCCCTGGGATGCAAATGTGGCAACCTATCGCTTTGTGGGGTCCGACAGGAGCATGTATCCCTTCATTgagaaaaagaagaacaagACAGCCAATGGAGCCATCAACGCTGCATAG